In the genome of Helicovermis profundi, the window AAATTAAGCAAAAAATAGAGAATTCTTTATTTTCTTCAAAGGATGAGGATAGTTTCAAAATAAGCGATACTGGTTTAGATTATAATCCGGAAGATATTTTTTTTAAGCAATTTTTAGAAAACGATGAAATAAAAAAAATTATGACTTATAAAGTAATGGATATGGATAAAGCAAACTTACTATTAAATAATAACAAAATAAGTGCAATAATAGTACTTCCAAAGAATTTTATAGTAGACAATTACATTAATATGTTTACAACTTTTAGAAATAGAGTTGATATTCGATTTATAAAAAATCCATCAAGAAGCATAAGTTCAAGTATTGCATTAGACATTTTAAATGCTTATTCAAGTACAGTTGAGGATATTATTGTTACTAAAAATGTTTATATTGAAAAAGGGATTAAATATAATATATCAAATATATTTGCTAGTAAAATGAATAGAACCTTATTTTCTAAAGATAGTAATAATTTTAAGGTTAATATAAATAGAGTTAAGATAAATGGAAAAGAAGCAATTTCAAGTTTCACTTATTATTCGATAGGAATGATTGCTATGTTTATTTTGTTTTCAGCTTCACATGGAAGTGTGATGCTTTTAAAAGAAAAAAAAGAATTAACTTATAGTAGAGAAATACTCGCTGGAGTAAAAAGAAGTACAATACTTTTTAGTAAATTTTTTGTTATATATTTTTTAACTATTATACAGATGTTTTTTCTCTTTATGTATTCATCTTTTATACTAAAAGTAAATTTTGTGAGTATTCCAATAGTGGTGTTAATAGTTATATTAGCCGCATTTGCTATTAGTGGATTTGGAATTTTACTTAGTTCTATTATGTTTAAATCAGAAAATTATAAACTTGTGAGTGTATTATCAGGTTTTGGTTTTCAAGTAATGGCACTTTTTGGTGGATCTTATTTGCCAATTGAAGTTTTACCTAAATCAATTCGATTTATAAGCTATCTCCCAATAAATGGTCTTGTTATGAAAAGTTTACTCAAAATATCTAATGGTTACGGGGTAAATGATATACAAAACTACTTATATTTACTAGTAGTCAATGGAGTTGTTTTTTTACTTTTGGGAGTTCTAATTTTTAATAAGGAGGCTAAATCAAATGTTTCCTATAATTAAATTAAGAATAATTCAATTAAAATATGATTATAAGAGAATACTTATAATGATTGCATT includes:
- a CDS encoding ABC transporter permease, yielding MLRINIIKDIKVIFSDKKALLILILMPIILSTILSFALNGVFNSDSKILKFNIAVVKEYNNDNVDEQIKQKIENSLFSSKDEDSFKISDTGLDYNPEDIFFKQFLENDEIKKIMTYKVMDMDKANLLLNNNKISAIIVLPKNFIVDNYINMFTTFRNRVDIRFIKNPSRSISSSIALDILNAYSSTVEDIIVTKNVYIEKGIKYNISNIFASKMNRTLFSKDSNNFKVNINRVKINGKEAISSFTYYSIGMIAMFILFSASHGSVMLLKEKKELTYSREILAGVKRSTILFSKFFVIYFLTIIQMFFLFMYSSFILKVNFVSIPIVVLIVILAAFAISGFGILLSSIMFKSENYKLVSVLSGFGFQVMALFGGSYLPIEVLPKSIRFISYLPINGLVMKSLLKISNGYGVNDIQNYLYLLVVNGVVFLLLGVLIFNKEAKSNVSYN